The following are encoded in a window of Mycobacterium sp. ELW1 genomic DNA:
- a CDS encoding GntR family transcriptional regulator: MEESDGGPIAEDVRRRILSMLAQGTLRPGSRLGTEREMADRFEVSRSTLRSALLPLSRAGVLERRTGRNGGTFVRADVVERNAAELAGLPARLRSGGHTSATRVLATDRRPPTPAEAVALEITPGEDVFAIRRLRFADGVPLSVDFSCFVAEHAVDLLEQPLGGSLYELFAVRYGLVPATSSETIEVVSASPREADWLGIAHRRPLVAITRITRDAADRPFEYAYDLFRADRVRLTATTSTVTARERRGTDGRVERSVSSA; the protein is encoded by the coding sequence ATGGAGGAGTCGGATGGGGGCCCGATCGCCGAAGATGTGCGGCGGCGCATCCTGTCGATGCTCGCCCAGGGCACTCTGCGGCCCGGCTCCCGGCTGGGCACCGAACGCGAGATGGCCGATCGCTTCGAGGTGTCCCGCTCCACGCTGCGCAGCGCGCTGCTGCCGTTGAGCCGTGCCGGGGTCCTGGAGCGGCGGACCGGGCGCAACGGGGGGACGTTCGTGCGCGCCGACGTCGTGGAACGCAACGCCGCAGAGTTGGCCGGCCTGCCGGCGCGGTTGCGGAGCGGCGGGCACACCAGTGCGACCCGGGTGCTGGCCACCGACCGTAGGCCGCCCACTCCCGCGGAAGCCGTCGCGCTGGAAATCACGCCCGGCGAGGATGTTTTCGCGATCCGGCGGCTGCGCTTCGCCGACGGGGTGCCGCTATCGGTGGACTTCTCGTGCTTCGTCGCCGAGCACGCCGTCGATCTGCTGGAGCAGCCACTCGGCGGCTCGCTGTACGAGTTGTTCGCGGTTCGGTACGGCCTGGTGCCCGCGACGTCCAGCGAGACCATCGAGGTGGTCAGCGCCAGCCCGCGCGAAGCCGACTGGCTGGGCATCGCGCACCGGAGGCCGCTGGTGGCGATCACCCGGATCACTCGCGACGCCGCCGACCGGCCGTTCGAGTACGCCTATGACCTGTTCCGCGCGGACCGGGTGCGGTTGACGGCCACCACGTCGACGGTCACCGCGCGGGAACGTCGCGGTACGGACGGCCGGGTAGAACGCTCGGTCAGCAGCGCGTGA